In one Achromobacter spanius genomic region, the following are encoded:
- the purU gene encoding formyltetrahydrofolate deformylase gives MQHNDYILTLSCPDRTGIVYRVSGLLFELGCNILDSQQFGDEETGQFFLRVHFDLPVAVNPDDLRARLDTLSVDYGMDLKLHDARRKQRLLIMVSKQGHCLNDLLFRVHSGHLHAEVAAIVSNHNDYASLAASYGIPFHYLPVTPDTKAEQEKQVLQIADQSNTDLVVLARYMQILSADMCRALNGRAINIHHSFLPSFKGARPYHQAHARGVKIIGATAHYVTSDLDEGPIIDQDIERVDHTMTAADLTQVGSDIESLVLSRAVRSHVEHRILLNRNKTVVFR, from the coding sequence ATGCAGCACAACGACTACATCCTGACCCTGTCCTGCCCCGACCGCACCGGCATCGTCTACCGCGTCAGCGGCCTGTTGTTCGAATTGGGTTGCAACATCCTGGATTCGCAGCAGTTCGGCGACGAGGAAACCGGCCAGTTCTTCCTGCGCGTGCACTTCGACCTGCCCGTGGCCGTGAACCCCGACGACCTGCGCGCCCGGCTGGATACGCTGTCGGTGGATTACGGCATGGACCTGAAGCTACACGACGCGCGCCGCAAGCAGCGTCTGCTGATCATGGTCAGCAAGCAAGGCCACTGCCTGAACGACCTGCTGTTCCGGGTGCATAGCGGGCATTTGCACGCGGAAGTGGCTGCGATTGTGTCGAACCACAACGACTACGCCAGCCTGGCCGCGTCCTACGGCATCCCGTTCCACTACCTGCCCGTAACGCCGGACACCAAGGCGGAACAGGAAAAGCAGGTGCTGCAAATTGCCGACCAGTCCAACACCGACCTGGTGGTGCTGGCCCGCTACATGCAGATCTTGTCGGCGGACATGTGCCGCGCGCTGAATGGCCGCGCCATCAACATCCACCACAGCTTTTTGCCCAGTTTCAAGGGCGCGCGCCCATACCACCAGGCGCATGCGCGCGGCGTGAAGATCATTGGCGCCACCGCCCACTACGTGACGTCGGACCTGGACGAAGGCCCGATCATCGACCAGGACATCGAACGGGTCGACCACACCATGACGGCGGCCGACCTGACCCAGGTGGGCAGCGACATTGAATCGCTGGTGCTGTCGCGCGCGGTGCGCAGCCATGTGGAACACCGCATCCTGCTGAACCGCAACAAGACCGTGGTGTTCCGCTGA
- a CDS encoding acyl-CoA dehydrogenase family protein has product MDAPARPVAPAATPVPDSRGLNLFSADPYAAALSQRYLPAALHTHLLPHLERLGGLAGGVMDELAATADKHPPTLSVRSRAGADESRVDKHPAYVELERLAYSEFGLAALSHRGGVLGWPEPMPASAKYALSHLFVQAEFGLCCPVSMTDSLARTLRKFGDPALVERVLPQVTTQDFDALRQGAMFMTEQGAGSDVSATEVTAEAQADGTWRIHGDKWFCSNPDAGFAMVLARSEPQPGLKGVSLFLLPRDLDDGSHNHYRILRLKDKLGTRSMASGEIRLEGAVAWLVGERGRGFKQMADMINNSRLSNGMRATGLMRRAVTEAIYVSQHRRAFGKRLIDMPLMQRQLVKMTVWAEQARSVMFQTARALADADQGTADPALARILTPLIKFRACRDARKVTGDAMEVRGGCGYIEEWTEPRLVRDAHLGSIWEGTSNIVALDVLRAIKKENSLPSLRAHIDQLLAAGVPCPTDLAELQAEALAKSFALAEHAAAGDHDELARQAASLLYHAVSMAALRWEATGAGLESRAQLADQVLLHRLAPRDPYAIPPNESAACQAILQYAL; this is encoded by the coding sequence ATGGACGCCCCCGCCCGCCCCGTTGCCCCCGCCGCCACGCCCGTTCCGGATTCACGCGGCCTGAATCTATTCAGCGCGGACCCTTATGCCGCCGCGCTAAGCCAGCGTTACCTGCCCGCCGCGCTGCACACGCATCTGCTGCCGCACCTGGAACGCCTGGGCGGTTTGGCTGGCGGTGTGATGGACGAACTGGCCGCCACGGCGGACAAGCATCCGCCCACCCTGTCCGTGCGCAGCCGCGCGGGCGCGGACGAATCGCGCGTCGACAAACATCCCGCCTATGTCGAGCTTGAACGGCTGGCCTACAGCGAATTCGGCTTGGCCGCGCTGTCGCATCGCGGCGGCGTGCTGGGCTGGCCCGAACCCATGCCGGCCAGCGCCAAGTACGCGCTTAGCCACCTTTTCGTGCAGGCCGAATTTGGCCTGTGCTGCCCGGTCAGCATGACCGATTCGCTGGCGCGCACGCTGCGCAAGTTCGGCGACCCCGCGCTGGTCGAGCGCGTGCTGCCGCAAGTCACCACCCAGGATTTCGACGCGCTGCGCCAAGGCGCCATGTTCATGACGGAACAGGGCGCGGGCTCGGACGTGAGCGCCACGGAAGTGACCGCGGAAGCGCAGGCCGACGGCACCTGGCGCATCCATGGCGACAAGTGGTTCTGCTCGAACCCCGACGCGGGCTTCGCCATGGTGTTGGCGCGCAGCGAGCCGCAGCCGGGCCTGAAGGGCGTGTCGCTCTTCTTGCTGCCGCGCGACCTGGACGATGGCAGCCACAACCACTACCGCATCCTGCGCTTAAAGGACAAGCTGGGAACGCGCTCGATGGCCAGCGGCGAGATTCGCCTGGAAGGGGCCGTAGCCTGGCTGGTGGGCGAACGTGGTCGCGGCTTCAAGCAGATGGCCGACATGATCAACAATTCGCGCCTGTCCAACGGCATGCGCGCGACCGGGCTGATGCGCCGCGCGGTGACCGAAGCCATCTACGTGTCGCAGCACCGCCGCGCCTTCGGCAAGCGACTGATCGACATGCCGCTGATGCAGCGCCAGCTGGTCAAGATGACGGTATGGGCCGAACAGGCGCGCAGCGTCATGTTCCAGACAGCGCGCGCGCTGGCGGACGCCGACCAGGGCACGGCCGACCCGGCGCTTGCCCGCATCCTGACACCGCTGATCAAGTTCCGCGCCTGCCGCGATGCCCGCAAGGTAACGGGCGACGCGATGGAAGTGCGCGGCGGCTGCGGCTATATCGAGGAATGGACCGAGCCGCGCCTGGTGCGCGACGCACATCTGGGATCCATCTGGGAAGGCACCAGCAACATCGTAGCGCTGGACGTGCTGCGCGCCATCAAGAAAGAAAATTCGCTGCCCTCCCTGCGTGCGCACATCGACCAGTTGCTGGCGGCGGGCGTGCCCTGCCCGACCGATCTGGCCGAACTGCAAGCAGAGGCGCTGGCCAAGAGCTTTGCGTTGGCCGAACACGCGGCGGCGGGCGACCATGATGAACTGGCCCGCCAGGCCGCATCGTTGCTGTACCACGCCGTGTCCATGGCCGCGCTGCGCTGGGAAGCCACGGGCGCCGGGCTGGAAAGCCGTGCGCAACTGGCCGACCAGGTGCTGCTGCACCGCCTGGCGCCGCGCGACCCCTATGCCATTCCCCCCAACGAAAGCGCGGCCTGCCAGGCCATCTTGCAGTACGCGCTGTAA
- a CDS encoding NAD(P)/FAD-dependent oxidoreductase yields MSADVDCIVIGAGVVGLAIARALAQAGREVLVAEATEAIGTGTSSRNSEVIHAGIYYPAGSLKARLCVRGKHLLYAYCAERGVPHKRLGKLIVATDRDQAAQLEGIAQRARANGVDDLQFISGEEAMRLEPALQCTAALVSPSTGIVDSHALMLSFQGDAENAGGQCVFHTPLVSGRVRPEGGFELQFGGDEAMTLTCNVLINSAGLQAPALARGIDGVPPASIPTDYLCKGSYFTLSGRAPFSRLIYPVPQHAGLGVHLTLDLGGQAKFGPDTEWIGTEDYTLDPARADVFYEAVRSYWPALPDNALAPGYTGIRPKISGPHEPAADFVIAGPAVHGVPGLVNLFGIESPGLTSSLALAEETLARLSA; encoded by the coding sequence ATGAGCGCGGATGTGGATTGCATCGTTATCGGCGCGGGCGTGGTCGGCCTGGCCATCGCGCGCGCGCTGGCGCAGGCCGGCCGCGAAGTGCTGGTGGCCGAAGCCACCGAGGCCATCGGCACGGGCACCAGCTCGCGCAATTCCGAAGTCATCCATGCCGGCATCTACTACCCCGCAGGCAGCCTGAAGGCGCGCCTGTGCGTGCGCGGCAAGCATCTGCTGTACGCCTATTGCGCCGAACGCGGCGTGCCGCACAAGCGCCTGGGCAAGCTCATCGTCGCCACCGACCGTGACCAGGCGGCCCAGTTGGAAGGCATTGCGCAGCGCGCCCGCGCCAATGGCGTGGACGACCTGCAATTCATCTCGGGCGAAGAAGCCATGCGCCTGGAACCCGCGCTGCAATGCACCGCCGCGCTGGTGTCGCCGTCCACAGGCATCGTGGACAGCCATGCCCTGATGCTGTCGTTCCAGGGCGACGCCGAAAACGCCGGCGGCCAATGCGTCTTCCACACGCCGCTGGTATCTGGCCGCGTGCGCCCCGAAGGCGGCTTCGAGCTGCAATTCGGCGGCGACGAAGCCATGACCTTGACCTGCAACGTGCTGATCAATTCAGCCGGGCTGCAAGCGCCCGCGCTGGCCCGCGGCATCGACGGCGTACCGCCCGCCAGCATTCCCACCGACTACCTGTGCAAGGGCAGCTACTTCACCTTGTCCGGCCGCGCCCCGTTCTCGCGCCTGATCTACCCCGTGCCGCAACACGCCGGCCTGGGCGTGCACCTGACGCTGGACCTGGGCGGGCAGGCAAAGTTCGGCCCCGACACCGAATGGATCGGCACCGAGGACTACACGCTGGACCCGGCCCGCGCCGACGTGTTCTATGAAGCCGTGCGCAGCTACTGGCCGGCCCTGCCCGACAACGCGCTGGCGCCCGGCTACACCGGCATCCGGCCCAAGATCTCCGGCCCGCACGAGCCCGCCGCCGACTTCGTCATTGCCGGCCCCGCCGTGCATGGCGTGCCGGGCCTGGTAAACCTGTTCGGCATTGAATCTCCCGGGCTGACCTCAAGCCTGGCCCTGGCGGAAGAAACCCTGGCGCGCCTGAGCGCCTGA
- a CDS encoding Bug family tripartite tricarboxylate transporter substrate binding protein, which produces MKRFIAPLLMAAATAVMPATSALAADAFPSARPITLVVPFPPGGPTDAMARRLAEKLREPLKQNVIVENRSGAGGNIGSEYVAGAKPDGYTLLFGTSGPLAINVSLYKNQGYNPETSFAPIIRLGHLPNILVVNPSVPVNNVQELIAYAKKNPTKLSYASSGNGASSHLAGILFNKMAGTDIMHIPYKGTGPALNDLLGGQVSMSFTDILTALPHVKAGKLRAIGLASAQRSDALPDLPTLSEQGLKGYDVSVFFGIVAPKGTPADVVDTLNQAFKTALSDPTVEQALRSQGIVAAKDQTPQGLADFIKAEVPKWRELIKSANVSID; this is translated from the coding sequence ATGAAACGCTTTATTGCCCCCTTGCTTATGGCCGCGGCTACCGCCGTCATGCCGGCCACGTCCGCGCTGGCCGCCGACGCCTTTCCCAGCGCCCGCCCCATCACGCTGGTCGTGCCGTTCCCGCCCGGCGGGCCGACCGACGCCATGGCGCGCCGCCTGGCCGAGAAACTGCGCGAGCCGCTCAAGCAGAACGTCATTGTTGAAAACCGCAGCGGCGCGGGCGGCAACATCGGATCGGAATACGTGGCGGGGGCCAAGCCCGACGGCTATACGCTGCTGTTCGGTACGTCCGGCCCGCTGGCCATCAACGTCAGCCTGTACAAGAACCAGGGCTACAACCCTGAAACCAGCTTCGCACCCATCATCCGCCTGGGCCATCTGCCCAACATCCTGGTGGTGAACCCGTCGGTGCCGGTCAACAATGTGCAAGAGCTGATCGCCTACGCCAAGAAGAATCCCACCAAGCTCAGCTACGCGTCGTCGGGCAACGGCGCATCGTCGCACCTGGCAGGCATCCTGTTCAACAAGATGGCCGGCACCGACATCATGCACATCCCCTACAAGGGCACGGGGCCCGCGCTGAATGACCTGCTGGGCGGACAGGTGTCCATGTCGTTCACCGACATCCTCACGGCCTTGCCCCACGTCAAGGCCGGCAAGCTGCGCGCCATCGGCCTGGCCAGCGCGCAACGATCGGACGCGCTGCCGGATTTGCCCACCTTGTCCGAGCAAGGCCTCAAGGGCTATGACGTCAGCGTCTTCTTCGGCATCGTCGCGCCCAAGGGCACGCCGGCCGATGTGGTGGACACGTTGAACCAGGCGTTCAAGACCGCGTTGTCGGACCCCACCGTCGAGCAGGCGCTGCGTTCGCAAGGCATCGTGGCGGCCAAGGACCAGACGCCGCAAGGGCTGGCCGACTTCATCAAGGCCGAAGTCCCCAAGTGGCGCGAACTCATCAAGAGCGCCAACGTTTCCATCGACTGA
- a CDS encoding LysR family transcriptional regulator: MDLDPRLLRYFIAVAEERHFSRAATRLHISQPPLSYAIRQLEDNVGARLLARTSRHVELTDAGHVLYREALTLLRQAEEVRTLVQRVDAGLRGRLRIGFVGSMLYRGLPTLLNAMRAELPDVEHVLTELNSHEQIEAVRRGEQDLGFIHANPVPDEVLARDLIAEPFVVCLPDSHPLAGRQSLRLAELASDDFVFFARAASPSYYETVLSMCVAAGFMPVIRHEVRHWLSVASLVSQGLGVSIVPACLSRSGLAGTRFIAFAHDARSVSQVIWHAGARTPLQQRAMALVERQFPSAATQAAAD; the protein is encoded by the coding sequence ATGGATCTGGACCCGCGCCTTTTGCGCTACTTCATCGCGGTGGCCGAAGAGCGCCACTTCAGTCGCGCCGCCACGCGGCTGCATATTTCCCAGCCCCCGTTGAGCTACGCCATCCGCCAATTGGAAGACAACGTTGGCGCTCGCTTACTAGCGCGTACCAGCCGGCATGTGGAACTGACCGACGCGGGCCACGTGCTGTATCGCGAGGCCCTGACGTTGCTGAGGCAGGCGGAAGAGGTACGCACGCTGGTGCAAAGGGTGGACGCGGGCTTGCGGGGCCGGCTGCGCATCGGCTTCGTGGGGTCGATGCTGTATCGCGGTCTGCCGACGCTGTTGAATGCCATGCGGGCGGAGTTGCCCGACGTTGAGCATGTGCTGACTGAACTGAATTCCCACGAGCAGATTGAAGCGGTGCGGCGTGGTGAGCAGGACCTGGGCTTTATCCACGCCAACCCGGTGCCCGACGAGGTGCTGGCGCGCGACCTGATCGCGGAACCCTTCGTAGTATGCCTGCCGGACTCGCATCCACTGGCGGGCCGCCAGTCGCTACGTCTTGCCGAACTGGCCAGCGATGACTTCGTCTTCTTCGCCCGGGCGGCATCCCCCAGCTATTACGAAACCGTGCTGTCCATGTGTGTGGCGGCGGGGTTCATGCCGGTGATCCGGCACGAAGTGCGCCACTGGCTGAGCGTGGCGTCGCTGGTGTCGCAGGGTTTGGGCGTGTCGATCGTGCCGGCCTGCCTGTCGCGCAGCGGCCTGGCCGGCACGCGCTTCATCGCCTTCGCGCATGACGCGCGCTCGGTCAGCCAGGTGATCTGGCACGCCGGTGCGCGCACGCCCTTGCAGCAAAGGGCGATGGCGCTGGTAGAGCGCCAGTTTCCATCGGCCGCGACCCAGGCCGCGGCCGACTGA
- a CDS encoding CaiB/BaiF CoA transferase family protein — protein MAPTLPNAGALAGCKVIDLSRVLGGPYCTQILADHGADVLKIEPPGGDETRGWGPPFLGDTASYFIGVNRNKEGMTLDLSQPAGQELLRHLLADADVLVENFKPGTLEKWGLGYDSLSQAFPKLVHCRVSGFGADGPLGGLPGYDACAQAMCGLMSVNGEADGEATRVGLPVVDMVTGLNAAVAVLLALNERHRSGLGQFLDITLYDCALSLLHPHAANFFYSGKVPKRSGNAHPNIAPYETLPTASGPIFLAVGNNRQFALMTQVLEAPGLAADARYATNADRLQNRQALRDELSSLLASQNASALADRLLRAGVPAAAVQTVDQALAHPHTKHRGMVLEQGEYKGVGSPIKLSRTPASLRKLPPELKA, from the coding sequence ATGGCCCCTACTCTTCCGAACGCCGGCGCGCTGGCCGGCTGCAAAGTGATCGACCTGTCGCGCGTGCTGGGCGGCCCGTACTGCACGCAGATACTGGCCGACCACGGCGCCGACGTGCTGAAGATCGAGCCCCCGGGCGGCGACGAAACCCGAGGCTGGGGGCCGCCCTTCCTGGGCGACACGGCGTCGTACTTCATCGGCGTGAACCGCAACAAGGAAGGCATGACGCTGGACTTGTCGCAACCGGCGGGCCAGGAACTGCTGCGCCATCTGCTGGCCGACGCCGACGTGCTGGTTGAAAACTTCAAGCCCGGCACGTTGGAAAAGTGGGGCCTGGGTTATGACAGCCTGAGCCAGGCCTTTCCCAAGCTGGTGCATTGCCGCGTCAGCGGCTTTGGCGCGGATGGCCCCTTGGGCGGGCTGCCCGGCTACGACGCCTGCGCGCAAGCCATGTGCGGCTTGATGAGCGTGAATGGCGAAGCCGACGGCGAGGCCACGCGCGTGGGTCTGCCGGTGGTGGACATGGTGACCGGACTGAACGCCGCGGTCGCCGTGTTGCTGGCGCTGAACGAACGCCATCGCAGCGGCCTGGGCCAATTCCTGGACATCACGCTGTACGACTGCGCGCTGTCGCTGTTGCATCCGCACGCCGCCAACTTTTTTTACAGCGGCAAGGTGCCCAAGCGCAGCGGCAACGCGCACCCGAACATTGCGCCTTACGAAACCCTGCCCACCGCCAGCGGACCGATTTTTCTTGCCGTAGGCAACAACCGGCAGTTTGCGTTGATGACGCAGGTGCTTGAAGCGCCGGGGCTGGCGGCGGATGCGCGCTATGCGACAAATGCCGATCGTCTGCAAAACCGGCAAGCCTTGCGCGATGAATTGTCGAGTTTGCTGGCGAGTCAGAATGCGTCGGCGCTGGCCGACCGCCTGCTTCGCGCAGGCGTCCCCGCCGCCGCCGTGCAAACGGTGGACCAAGCCTTGGCGCATCCGCACACGAAGCATCGCGGCATGGTGCTGGAGCAAGGCGAATACAAAGGCGTAGGCTCGCCGATCAAGCTATCGCGCACACCGGCTAGCCTGCGGAAACTGCCACCAGAATTGAAGGCGTGA